The DNA region CCGTTGGCGCTGTCCTCAGGGTCATGCACCGCGACGGGAACCTCAAGCTCCTCTGGGTGGACGAGACGAGGCCCGTCCTTCAGGGCGCGAGGCTTTCAGCATGGGAGTACCACTACGACGGCATCCCGCTGAAGCTGATAGCCGACAACATGGCCGGCTTCGTAATGGCCCAAGGCAAAGTCGATGCGATAATAGTCGGTGCCGACAGGATTGTGGCCAACGGGGACTTCGCCAACAAGATAGGCACCTACACTTTGGCTGTCCTTGCAAAGGAGCACGGGATACCTTTCTTCACGGTCGCGCCGCTTTCGACCATTGACATGAGCCTAAAGAGCGGGAAGGAGATACCCATCGAGGAGAGAAAGCCTGAGGAAGTTCTCACCTGCGGCGGCTGTAAGATTGCCCCGGATGTGGGCGTCTACAACCCGGCCTTTGATGTCACGCCGCACAAGTACCTGACGGGCATAATAACCGACAGGGGCGTCGTTTACCCACCCTTCAGAAGGAACTTGAAGAGACTTTTTGAGAGGGAATGAGAGAGTTCATTTTTTGCTTCCCAGCAATTTTCTAATCTTTCCGAAAAGAGATTTCTCATCCTTAATTTCCTCCACGAAAAGCCCCCGATTCTCCGGCTAAAGATTCTGTTTTTTTCTTATACTCCCCTGTTAGGGTCGCTTTAACGGCTTCCATGGTTATATTCCTCCGAAATCTATGGGGAAGCACCATTGGGTTGGGTAAGGGCATATAAACCTTTCTCCCAGGTAAGGATGTTATCTCCGCCTAATATTTGTCTCAGAGCCTAAGATCTTTAGAAAACTTAATTATAGCCGCTGATCATGTCAAAAAAGTTTTTAAACCCTTCGTACTCTGAACAAACGCCCCTCAAACGGGGGAGGTGGTCCATATGTATCCGCCTAAGAAGAAGGTCCGGCCCAAGGTTGAGGTCGAAGAGGAGGAAGAAGATTTCGAACCCCTTGATGAGGTTGAGGAAGCCTACGAAGACATGGATGAGGAGGAATGGGAAGACGAGGAGTGGGACGAGGACGACTACGACGATTGGGACGACGAGGAATGAATGCCCCCTCCTTCTCTTTTGTCCTTCTTCGGGTTTTTGAAGGGCCACCAGATGCATCCATTGAAGTGATTCCTTTCTGACAGACCGTGTGAAAAGGGAAGGTTATTAAACCCACCGATTCCTCTTTCTTGGGTGGGATTGTGGTACCAACGGCTAAAAGGCCCGTGAAGCGCAAGCGCACCGTCCTAAAAGGACTTGAAAAAGGAAGGCAGATGCATCATAGACCAAACCCCGGTAGATGGTTCTATTCGTTCATTCCGTTCAAGATCTCAACGGGTGGGGCCGCACCGTTAATCCCCCTGCTGACGATGGACGTCGGCGGAGGCCCGGCAGAGGTGGGAGTTGTAAACGCAATAGGCAGCACCGCCTCGATGCTCGGCGGCCTCTTCTGGGGAAAGCTGAGCGACAGACTCAACAGGAGAAAGGTCTTTCTTGTAGCTGGTTTTCTTGGAACAGCACTTTCAACTATTCTATTCTCCATTGCAAAGAGCGTTCACCAAATAATGATGATCAATGCGCTTTACACGTTCTTCATAGCCGCCACCATCCCGGTCCCGATCCTCATCATAACCAAGGCATTCCGCCTAGAAGATTGGGACTACGCGATAGGGAGGTTCAATGAGATCGGAGGCTGGGCCTGGGTTGCTGGGATGGGGGTTGGTCTGCTTCTCGCCCAGTTCCTAGGTCTGAGAGGGATCTTCATCGCGCTCGGGATGATCGGGCTCCTATCCGTTCCGTGGGGCGTTCGAACCATCAGGGAGGTTCCGCTTCATCTGCGCAGAGAAACACTGGGTGTCTACGCCGGCTACGTGATCGAAAAGTTCAGATACATCCCCAACGTTATCACACACCTCCCCAGGATCTCCACAAGGGGATTTGGAAAGCTCTATGGCGCCTCCCTGCTCTTCTGGATCGGCGCGATGCTGTACTTCACCCAGTTTCCAGTTCTCCTGAGGGAGAGGGGATTCAGCCCTTCGGTGCTCTACTTGATGGGCATAGGTAACTCGGCGGTCTCTGCTTTCATGTACATGCGGGTCGGGAGACGGCTGGGGCGTGAGGGAGGTTACAGTGCCCTCATACGAGGACTGCTTCTACGTGCAGGTGCCTTCACGCTCATTGTACTCGCGATGCAACTAAACGGGCCTCAGTTCCTCGTTCTCTCCTTCGTATCGTACTTCATGGCGGGCTATACCTGGGCCTTTATCGGGATATCAACCACTTCAATAATCTCACGCGGGGCAAGTGCCAGGAATCGTGGGGCCCTTATAGGGGCGTACAACATGATCAGCTCCATTGGCGCCATAGCGGGGAACTTCATCAGTGGTTTCATCACGGAGAGCCTTGGATTTACCTCCGATTTTGGCCTAGCATCTCTTCTGATATTGCTATCCGTCGTTCCCCTCATCGGTGGGAAGGTTAAAAGCTCCGGAGCCACATTATAATTAGGGTGAGGGACATGTTCCAGTTGAAAACCAAGATTGTGGGAGGAGAGGGCTCCCTTGAATGGCTCTCCAAGGAAATAAAGGGGCACGAACGCGTTCTTATCCTCACGAGCGGTTCGATGAAGAGGCACGGCTTCCTGAGCGAGGCAGAGGGCTATGTGAAAGAGGTCGGTGCGGAGGTCTTCTCGATAGTCGGCCTTCCAGCGGAACCGAGCATCGAGGTCATAGAGGAGTTCCTGCCAGAGGTGAGGGAGTTCGAGCCCGACCTTCTGGTTGCCCTCGGTGGAGGAAGCGTCATCGACACAACGAAAGCCCTGAAGGTCTTCTACGATGCCCCTCAATCCTCGGCCTGATGATTTGAACATAGGCCCTCTGCCTAAGTAATACCCCTTCTTGCTCCATTATTCCATCACCCAACCCGTGTTATGTATTACTCATTTCCTCTTGGACTTCAAGTCCATGAGGTAAATTGTTACCTTAAATTTGTCATACTTATATATTACCTCAATGACTCCTTTAACCTTTATCTTCGCCTTGAACAGCGCCTTCCGAACATTCCAAGGCAGTTCAACGTTCACAGGAATGAGCTGGTAATCCGGAGTATAAATCCCAGCCAAGTGTTCTCCTCGGAATAGA from Thermococcus sp. includes:
- the mtnA gene encoding S-methyl-5-thioribose-1-phosphate isomerase, whose protein sequence is MEVRYRPEELTRLPRSVRYESGKVVMIDQTLLPTEFKTIELITVEEVAEAIVTMKIRGAPAIGAAAAFGLALYADTTKAKTRDEFMDGFYNAYDRLKNTRPTAVNLFWALNRIRRFVEENAESSLEEIKRMIVAEAQKIADEDVEANLRMGHYGAEALPEGNVLTHCNAGSLATVQLGTVGAVLRVMHRDGNLKLLWVDETRPVLQGARLSAWEYHYDGIPLKLIADNMAGFVMAQGKVDAIIVGADRIVANGDFANKIGTYTLAVLAKEHGIPFFTVAPLSTIDMSLKSGKEIPIEERKPEEVLTCGGCKIAPDVGVYNPAFDVTPHKYLTGIITDRGVVYPPFRRNLKRLFERE
- a CDS encoding MFS transporter, with translation MGGIVVPTAKRPVKRKRTVLKGLEKGRQMHHRPNPGRWFYSFIPFKISTGGAAPLIPLLTMDVGGGPAEVGVVNAIGSTASMLGGLFWGKLSDRLNRRKVFLVAGFLGTALSTILFSIAKSVHQIMMINALYTFFIAATIPVPILIITKAFRLEDWDYAIGRFNEIGGWAWVAGMGVGLLLAQFLGLRGIFIALGMIGLLSVPWGVRTIREVPLHLRRETLGVYAGYVIEKFRYIPNVITHLPRISTRGFGKLYGASLLFWIGAMLYFTQFPVLLRERGFSPSVLYLMGIGNSAVSAFMYMRVGRRLGREGGYSALIRGLLLRAGAFTLIVLAMQLNGPQFLVLSFVSYFMAGYTWAFIGISTTSIISRGASARNRGALIGAYNMISSIGAIAGNFISGFITESLGFTSDFGLASLLILLSVVPLIGGKVKSSGATL